The following coding sequences are from one Rutidosis leptorrhynchoides isolate AG116_Rl617_1_P2 chromosome 11, CSIRO_AGI_Rlap_v1, whole genome shotgun sequence window:
- the LOC139874845 gene encoding uncharacterized protein, with protein MHRAIAPVVEEVPNIVTWELFTDGASSSDGAGAGLILIGPDGEEHTYTLSFEFPASNNEAEYEALLSGLIMAEKMGIKYLKVSVDSQLVANQMNGMFEARDPAMQNYLALAEEIANKFERFSITQVPRSLNKKADALSKLASSVFSHFTKDVWVEVLSQKFTDVVQAATVEEVETWMSPIITYLKNGTLPVDGATTRKIRMKAPMYMLRDGVLFKKSFTTLLLR; from the exons ATGCACCGCGCCATCGCGCCGGTCGTCGAAGAAGTACCAAATATCGTCACGTGGGAACTATTCACTGACGGAGCATCGAGTTCTGATGGAGCGGGTGCAGGTCTAATTTTAATTGGCCCTGACGGAGAGGAACATACCTACACGTTGAGTTTCGAGTTCCCCGCCTCCAAtaatgaagcagaatatgaggcattGCTGTCTGGTTTGATAATGGCTGAAAAGATGGGAATAAAATACCTAAAGGTGTCGGTTGATTCTCAACTCGTGGCGAATCAGATGAACGGGATGTTTGAAGCTAGGGATCCGGCTATGCAAAATTATTTGGCATTGGCAGAAGAAATAGCCAACAAATTTGAGCGTTTCTCAATAACACAAGTGCCGCGATCCTTGAACAAAAAGGCCGATGCACTCAGCAAACTCGCATCAAGCGTGTTCAGCCACTTCACCAAGGATGTTTGGGTGGAGGTCCTTAGTCAAAAATTCACTGACGTGGTACAG GCAGCCACTGTAGAAGAGGTCGAGACGTGGATGAGTCCCATCATTACGTATCTCAAGAACGGGACGTTGCCAGTCGACGGGGCAACGACACGTAAGATTCGTATGAAAGCACCTATGTACATGTTAAGGGATGGAGTTCTGTTCAAGAAATCCTTCACGACACTACTTTTAAGGTGA